TCGGAGGCGAAGCTGCGGTTGACGGTGTCGTACAGCCCCTGGGTGGCCGCGAAGGCGATCTGCTCCGTCTGCCGCAGGGCCTCGGTGGCCTCCAGCACGGCCTGCACGGCGCGCTGCTCGTCGGCACCGAAGTCCAGGCGCTGCACGCGCCGCTGCAGGGACTCGGGCTGGGCGCCCTGGGCGGGCTGGTAACTGGTGCGCCGGGCGACGACGTGCTCCCATGCCAGGGCGTTGTCCACCCCGGCGGGGGCGGGCTTCTCGCCGGCGCGCACGGCCAGGATGTCGTAGTACACCATCAGGTAGTGCGCATCGGCGGTGGCGGTGTAGGCCCGCACGAGCCGGCCGAGCAGCTCGATCTCGTGGCGCAGGCCGTCGACCAGCCGCAGGGCGGTGTCGCGCCGATCGTCGGCCTGGCGGCTGGCCTGGAAGGCGCCGCCGATCGCCAGCAGGAAAGCGAAGTTGACCGCCAGGGCGACCATCACCACCGCGGAGAAGCCGCGCGAGAGCGAGCGCAGTCTCATGGCTGGGCATTCCCGGGCGGGTGTGGCGCGGCGACGCGCGGGCGAAGGCAACAGCAGGGCGGGGGCATCGTGGTGTTCCAGCAGGGGTGGCCATGCCTGTGCAGGGGCAGCGGCTCAACGTCGTTTATCCGCCTGCCGCGGCTGGGCCGGTCGGCTGATGAGCACTGGGCGCAACGGCCAGTTCTGCGTGCCCATGCAGCGCGCCGCCCCGGCAGCGGGCACAATCCACGCCATCCGGCTGTCTTCCTTGCCGTTGCGCGACATGTCCCTGCCAGAAAACGAAACCGTTCCCCATCCCGACGAGGCCCTTTCTCCGGCCGCCACCATGACGGCCTGCGCCGTCGAGGCGCCCACCGAGGAGGTGGTCAGCTCCGAGGCAGATCCGTCGCCTGCAACCGCGTTGCCCCCCGAAGCCCCGCCCACCGAAGAGCCGCCTGCCAGCGCCTCGCCTGCCGAGCCGCTGAGCGTCGAGCCGCCGGCGGACGCGGCCGTGGATGCGGTGGAACAGGCGCAGGATCAGGCGCAGGAGCCCCCCGTGGCGCCGGTCGCCAGCCCGGCTGCCTGCGGCACCCGGCTGGGCGAGCTCTTCCCCGCGCTGTTCGGTGTGCCGCCCAAGCCGCTGAAGCTGCGCATCCAGGCCGACATCCAGGCGCGTGCGCCGGGGGTGTTCACCAAGGCGCTGCTGTCGGCCTTCCTGCACCGCTACACCACGGGCACGGCCTACCTGAACGCGCTCAGCCGTGCGACCGAGCGCTTTGACCTCGACGGCCAGCCGGCTGGCGAGCTCAGCGAGGAGCACCGTGCCGCGGCGGCCGAGGAGGTCAAGCGCCGCCGGGCGCTGCGCGACGAGCGCATCGCCAAGGAGCGTGAAGCCGCCCGGGAGGCGGCCCGTGCCGCCGAGCGCGAGGCGCGCCGACAGGCCAGCGAGGCGCGGCGTGCCGAGGAGGCCTCGCGCCGCGAGGCGGATCAGGCCCGCCACGAGGCCGAGGGCGCCCGCCGCGAGGAGGACGAGGCCCGCCGCGAGCGCGCCCGCCTGCTGCGCGACTACGAATCCACCCGCCTGACGCGGGCCAACTTCTGCGTGCTGCGCGGGGTGCCCGAGGCCCAGCTCGACGCCCAGCTCGAACAGGCCCGCCGCGAGGCGGTCGAGTGGGCGGCCCAGCGTGCCGCACGCGAGGCCAGCGGCGGCGGTGACAACCGGGATGCCCGTGACACCCGCGAAGCCCGTGGTCCCCGCGAGGGCCGCGAACCGCGTGAGGGTGGGCCGCGCCCGGCAGGGCCTCGGACGGGCGGGGCTGGTGCAAGCTTCCCGGATCGGCGCGGGCCGCGGCCTGCCGGGCCGGGCGCTGCAGCAGGTCGAGACGAGCGGCGCGGGCCCCGTCCCGGGCGCCAGGGCGACGATCGCCCCCGCCCGGCCGCCACCGATGCTCCCCGACGTGATGACGCCCAGCCGGCCCGCGGCGAGCCAGCCCAGCCTGGCCAGCCCGGCAAGCGACGCGATCCCCAGCGCTGACTCGCCAGCGCTGTGTTCCCAGCGCTGATGCCGCCCGCTTGGCAGTCAGGCTGTGCCGCTCGCTGCGGCACAGCGTGGCCTGTCAGCCCGCTGGTGGCGCTCAGCTGCTGACGTCGTTGCCCCCGCTCGCCCCCTCCTCCAGCACCTCCAGTGCCTGGCGGAACTGCAGCTCGTCCACCGCAGCGCGGGCGCGCCGGTAGCGCTCGGCGCCCCAGGCCCCGCGCAGGGCCGGGCTGAGGATCTGGAAGCGGTCGAGGGCGGCCAGGTCCTGGCGGCGCAGCAGCTCGGCCAGTTCGCGCAGGTCCTCGGTGTGCAGCGGCGGGGCGTTGGCCGGGCCGTCGGCTGGCGCCTCATCGTCCGGCTCGGCATGGCGGGCGAGGAACTCCGCGCTGGCGTCGCGCAGGCAGCGCAGACCGGTGGCCAGCGCCTGCAGGGCTGCGTCGAGGCCGGGGTCATCGCCGCTGCGCATCGCCTGTTCGGCGGCACCGGCCAGCCGCGCCACATCAACGGCACCCAGCATCCCCGCGCTGCCGCGCAGCTTGTGCAGCAGGGCCGGTAGGCGCTCTGGCTCGCTGGGCAGGCAGGCTCGCGGCTGGCCGGGCGGGCTGGATGGCAGGTCTGCCAGGACCGCGAAGTCGCGCAGCACCTGGCGCAGCAGGGTGGCGAAGAGCCGGGCGTCGGAGCCGAGCCGGGTCAGCAGGTCGGCCTGGTCGATGCCCTCGATCGGCGGTATCTGCGCGGCGTCGCGGCTCGCGCGGGGCTCCGTCAGCAGTCGCCGCGGCGAACGGCCAGCGCGCGCGGTCAGCGGCAGCGGGGACCCGCGCACCCGCTCGACGTGGCGGCGCAGCGTCAGCACCAGGGTGCGCGGGTCCAGCGGCTTGCCGATGAAGTCGTCCATGCCCTTGTCCAGCGCGTGCTGGCGCTCGGCGGTCAGCACCCCGGCGGTCAGGGCGATCACCGGCAGCTCCGTCAGGCCGAGGTCATGGCGGATGCGGCGCGTGGCCTCGTGGCCGTCCATCTGGGGCATCTGCACATCCATCAGCACGGCATCCCAGCCGGCGGGCGCGGCCCGCAGCCGCTCGATGGCGGCCTCGCCGCTGGTGCAGGTGGCGACCTGGGCGCCTTCGCGCGCGAGGATGCGCTCGGCCACCTCCAGGTTGATGGCGCTGTCGTCCACCACCAGCACACGCAGTCCGGCCAGCCAGCGTCCGGCGCCGGTCTCCAGCCGGCTGGCCTGCAGGACCCGGGCGGCGCAGCCTTCGCGGCGGGCAACCGCCTGGCTGACGGCGTTGAACAGGTCGGGCACCTCGGCCGGCAGGCGCAGCACCGCATCCACCACCCGGGCGGCGAGCGCCTCGTCGGCCAGCCCGGGCTCACTGCCGCAGACCACCACGGGCGGGCGCCACGCCGGATCCGCGCTGGCGTCCAGGGCTGCCAGCGTGGCCAGCTCCGGCGGCCCGGTGTGCCCCAGCGCAGCGGGCCACTCGATCAGCAGGGCGTCGGCCGCCACACCTTGGGTGGCGCGCACGTGCTGGCGGGCCACGGCGGCGGCGCCGTCGGCGAGCGCCTCGGCCTGCCAGCCCAGCGTGCGTGCCAGCTCCACGAGGGCTTGGCGCTGTGCGGCGTCCGCATGGCCGATCAGCAGGGTGAAACCGCGTGCGGAAATCGGCCCACTTGGCCCACCCGGCTCGCTGGCCGCGGTGCTGCCGGGCGCGGCCGGCTCCAGCGGCAGTTGCACCCAGAACGCACTGCCCTCGCCCAGGCGGCTGTGCATGCCGACCTCGCCGCCCATCATCTGTGCCAGGTGGCGCACGATGGACAGGCCCAGGCCGCTGCCACCGAAACGCCGGCTGGTGGAGGCGTCGGCCTGGACGAAGGGCTCGAACAGGCGCGCCTGGTCCTGCGCCGCGATGCCGATGCCAGTGTCGCGCACCGTGAAGCGCAGCAGCGGGCGGCCGGCATCGGGGCCGGTGCCGCCGTGACCCTGATCGTGGCCATGGTCGTCGACCGTGGCGGGCGCCACGTGGATCTCCACCCGGCCCTGCTCGGTGAACTTGATGGCGTTGCCGGTGAGGTTGATGAGGATCTGGCGCAGGCGCGCGGCGTCGCCCCGCACCCAGGCCGGCAGCGGCGTGGCGGTGTGCAACTCCAGCGTGAGCCGCTTGGCCACGGCCTGGGGGGTGAGCAGGGCGACCACCTCGTCGAGCAGGGCGCGCAGGTCGAAGGGCAGGTGCTCCAGCGTCATCTCGCCGGCCTCGATCTTGGCCAGGTCGAGCACCGCGTTGATGACGCCCAGCAGGCTGCGCCCGGCGATCTGGATCTTGGTCAGGCAGTCGCGCTGCTCGGCGTCCAGCCGGCTGCCTTCGAGCAGGTGCGACAGGCCGATCAGCGCGTTCAGCGGTGTGCGCATCTCATGGCTCATGGTGGCCAGGAAGGCGCTCTTGGCTGCGCTGGCGGCCTCGGCGGCGCGCTGGGCGGCGCGGGCTGCCTCGGCCTCGCGGCGGGCGGTGATGTCGGTGCGGATCGACACGTAGCGCTCGATGCGCCCCTGCTCGTCGAAGAAGGGGGCGATGATGCTGTCCACCCAGTACAGCGCGCCGTCCTTCGTGCGGTTGCAGATCTCGCCACGCCAGACCTGCCCAGCGGCGATGGTGCGCCACAGCCCGGCCCAGTGCCCCGCGTCGTGGGTGCCGGAGTTGACCACCCGGTGGGTCCGGCCGACCAGCTCCTCGCGCCGGTAGCCGCTGATGCGGCAAAAGTTGTCGTTGACGTCGGTGATTTGCCCGCGTGGATCGGTCACCGAATAGAGCGCGTGGCTCTGGATGGTGCCCAGCAGGGCCTGGTGCTCGCGCAGCGCGGCGGCCAGTTCGCTGGTGCGGGCGGCCACCTGGCGCTCCAGGGCGGCGGTGAACTGCTGCATCTGGCGCTCGGCGGACTTGCGCTCGCTGATGTCGCGGATGGTGCGACCGATGCCGACGATGTGCCCATCGGACGCGGTGATCGGCGCCACCGTCATCGACACCTCGATTTCGGAGCCGTCGCTGCGCAGCAATACCTCGTCCACCGGCGCCACCGGGTCGCCCTGCAGCACGAGTTCGCGGCGCTGCTGGTCGCTGCGGTGGCGGTCGGGTGGCAGCAGCAGTGGCGGGCACGGGCGGCCCAGGACCTCGGCGGCAGTGCGGCCGAAGATGCGCTCGGCTGCGCGGTTCCAGGCGGTGAGCCGACCGTCCAGCGCCTCGGCGATGATGGCGTCGCTGGAGTTTTCCAGCAGCGTGGTCATGCGTGCGCGGTGCGAGCGGATGAGCTGGACGCGGCTGCGGTTGACCAGGTGGGCGTACAGCAGCGCGGCCAGCAGCAGCGAGGTGAAGGCGCCGACGGCAAAGACGGTCTCCGGCCGGGTCTGGTTGAGCCGGGCCACGAAGGCCGGCGTGGCGTGCAGTTCGACCAGCCAGTCGCGCCCGAACACCGCGCGGTGCACGTGGCGCAGGCGTGCGGCATCGTGCGCCGGGGCGGTGCCCGCCGAGCGTGCACTGGTCACTGCTGGCATGGGCAGGGTCGGCGCATCGGCCGGGCCATAGAAACGCACCGGCGCCTCCGGGGCGCTGGTGTCGAACAGCCGCAGCGTGAACTCGCCGCTGCGCGGTTCGAACCCCGCGATCACTTCGTCCATCACCAGCGGCGTGTAGGCCCAGCCAAAGGTGGCGGCCTCGCGCGTGGCGTCGTTCGAGACCTCGTTCAGGGTTGCCGGGTCGCCACGGTAGATCGGCAGCAGGATCAGGAAGGCGTGCAGTGGCCGGCCGGTGGCCTGCACCAGCGTGATCGGCCCGGTGATCGCGGCCTGGCCGCTGTGCGCCGCACGGTCGGCCGCGGCGCGGCGCTGCGCCTCCGAGGCGATGTCCAGGCCCACTGCCTGGTCGTTGCGCTCCACCGGTTCGATGTACTGGATGACATAGCGCGGCCCCTCATGCGGTGCCAGGCTGTGTACCTCGAAACCGGGCCGGCCGTCGCGCCGCGCCGCGGCGGTGAACGCGGCCTCCTGCTCGCGCGGGACCCGGCGGATGAAGCCGAAGCCGCGGGCGCCGGGAAACTCGCGGTCGATGTCGCGCGAGGCGTGGTAGGCGCGGAAGCGCTCGTGCGTGATGCCATCGACGCCCACGGTGAGGATGGCGCCGCGCACGCCGCGCAGGCCGTACTCGAACCGGCGCACCCGTTCGACCAGCTGGTCGGCGCTGCGCTGCGCCAGGGTGTCCAGCTCCTCGGCCACCTGCTCGGCATTGAGGCGCTCCTGCTGGAGGGCCGCGAGTCCGGCGCACAGCACGCCCACGCCGAGCAGCCCGGCCGCCTGGCGCAGGCTGCGGCGCAGCTGCCGTGATTCAGGCATCGCCCGTGGTCGGGGCGACGACGCAGCGCGCGCGCCCCTCGCGCTTGGCCTGGTACAGGGCCTGATCGGCCGCGGCCACGAGCGCTGTCGATGGCATCGGCCGGCCCTCACCGGGGCTGTGGCGCCCCAGTACGGTGGCGATGCCCACGGACACGCTCACCTGCGCGCCCAGCGGCGAGGCCGGGTGGGGCAGGTGCAGCGCCTGCACGGCTGCGACCACGGCCTCGCCGACGTGGCGGGCGCCGGCGGCATCGGTGCGTGGCAGCAGCAGCGCAAACTCCTCGCCGCCATAGCGTGCCACCAGGTCGGCAGGGCGGCGCACCACCGTCTGGAGCGCCTCGGCGACGCGGCGCAAGCAGACGTCGCCTGCGGGGTGGCCGAAGTGGTCGTTGTAGGCCTTGAAGTGATCGATGTCGATCATTGCCAGCGACAGCGGCTCGGCCTGGCGCCAGGCGCGCTGCCCTTCGCGGTGCAGCCACTCGTCGAAGCAGCGCCGGTTGGCCACGCCGGTCAGCGCGTCGGTCAGCGCGGCGCGGCGCAGCTCATCGGTCAGCGCCTTCAGGCGCAGCTGGGTCTGCACGCGTGCCACCACCAGCGGTGCCTGGGGCGGCTTGCTGATGCAGTCCACCGCCCCGGCGGCGAGGCCGGCCAGCTCGGTCTGGGTGTCGCTGTGGCCGGTCACGAAGATCACGGGCACGTCGGCCAGGAGCGGGTCGGCCTTGAGGCGGGTGCAGACCTCGAAGCCATCCATGCCCGGCATGTCGGCATCGAGCAGCACCAGGTCGGGGGGGGACTCCTGCGCCAGCCGCAGCCCCTCGGCGCCGGAGAGGGCAAAGCGCAGCCGGCCCTGCTCGGCCAGCATGCGACCGAGCAGCTGGATGCTGGCGGGGTCGTCGTCGACGATCAGCAGCGACGCCTGGGTCATGGCCGTGCGGGTGGCTCAGTCCGGCAGTTGCAGGGCGGGCTCGGCCGCCTGCGCGCCCCAGCGCGGCAGGCGCACCTGGAAGGTGGGCGAGCCGCCAGGGGGGCCGGCATCGAGCTGCACCTCCGCGCCCAGGGCGGTGAGCAGGTGGTGGGTCACGGCCAGCCCGAGCGCGGTCCGGTCCATCGGGGCGGGGGGCACCTCGGTGCCGGGCAGGGGCCAGCGCAGACGCCGCAGCTGTGCGGGGCTCCAGTCCCAGCCGGCGGCGCTGAGGGCCAGGCACACCCGGTCGCCTTCGGTGGTCACGCGCAGCCGTGGCGCCCCTGCGTCGGCGGCCGTGCTGGCGCTGGAGAGCAGGCGCTGCAGGCAGCGTTGCAGCCGCGTCGGGTCGCTGGCCACCTGCGGCAGGTCGGCGGGCAGGTTGGTGAGGAGATCGGCCGGCAAGTCGCCGCGGGTGGGCGCAGGCCGGTCCGCGGCGACCCAGGCGGCGTGCAGGCAGCGGCCCAGATCCACCGCGGCGCACTGCACGGCGGGCAGCTCCGGCGCGAGGCCCAGCAGGTCGTCGATGTCGTGCAGCAGCAGGGCCTGGTGCTGTGCCGCCTCGCGCAGGGTCTCGGTGCTGGCGGGCCGGCCGGGCTGCGCCAGTGCCTCGGCGCCGTCGCGCGCCAGGGCCACGAGGCGCTGCAGGGTCAGCAGCTTGCTGGGCGCCTCGTCGTCCAGGTCCGTGGCCACGGTGGGCGGGGCGGTCTGCAGCAGCAGGCTGCGCAGTGGTTCGCCAGGGCCGTCGTGCATGCGGCAGGTGGCCAGCAGGTCCTGCCAATCGCCGTCCAGGCGGGTGAGGCGCCAGGGCTGCGCGATGCCGTCCGGCGTGGGTGGCCAGGTGGGCTGGGTGCCGGGCGGGCGGTCGAGGCGCTGCACCGCACGCCACAGCGCTTCGGCCGGTTGCCCGGGCCCCGCCTCGGCGCCCAGGCCCAGCAGGCGGCGTGCGGCGCCGTTGAGCCAGTCGACGTGGCCGGCGGTGTCGAGCAGCAGCAGCGCATCGGGCTGAGCCTCGGCGAGCGCCGCGAGCCGCCGCGCGGCGGGGGTGCTCGCTGCGGCGGCGGCGTCGGCCAGCGTGCCCGCCGGTGCCGCCGCGCTCGGGCGCAGCGCGTGCTGTACCCGGGCCTTGAGCACCGCCGGGCGGTAGGGCTTGCCGATGAAGTCCACCGCGCCCGCGTCCAGCGCCATCGCCTCGGTGATCGGGTCGTCCGATCGGGTGACGAAGATCACCGGTGTGGCAGCGAGTGCGGTATCGGCCTTCAGGCGCCGGCAGACTTCGAAGCCGTCCAGCCCCGGCAGCTGGGCGTCGAGCAAGATGATGTCCGGCCTGACCTGCGCGGCCAGGCGCAACGCCTCCTCGCCGCGGGTGGCGAAGTGGAACTGCACCGACAGGGCTTCCAGCGCATTGCGCAGCATCTTGATGGCCACCACATCGTCATCGACGATCAGCACCCGC
The Sphaerotilus microaerophilus DNA segment above includes these coding regions:
- a CDS encoding diguanylate cyclase domain-containing protein, translated to MTQASLLIVDDDPASIQLLGRMLAEQGRLRFALSGAEGLRLAQESPPDLVLLDADMPGMDGFEVCTRLKADPLLADVPVIFVTGHSDTQTELAGLAAGAVDCISKPPQAPLVVARVQTQLRLKALTDELRRAALTDALTGVANRRCFDEWLHREGQRAWRQAEPLSLAMIDIDHFKAYNDHFGHPAGDVCLRRVAEALQTVVRRPADLVARYGGEEFALLLPRTDAAGARHVGEAVVAAVQALHLPHPASPLGAQVSVSVGIATVLGRHSPGEGRPMPSTALVAAADQALYQAKREGRARCVVAPTTGDA
- a CDS encoding response regulator yields the protein MDTSRRPHILLVDDDISTIQVLWCLLSDEAQIRFARSAAQALELARERTPDLILLDLELPDGNGLELCRALRQEPSALAQVPVLIVTAHAGDEQQVAALELGAADFIPKPLQGPQLLARVHAQLRARQAAPTMQPQSQPQPPAPPPPRPLRVLIVDDDVVAIKMLRNALEALSVQFHFATRGEEALRLAAQVRPDIILLDAQLPGLDGFEVCRRLKADTALAATPVIFVTRSDDPITEAMALDAGAVDFIGKPYRPAVLKARVQHALRPSAAAPAGTLADAAAAASTPAARRLAALAEAQPDALLLLDTAGHVDWLNGAARRLLGLGAEAGPGQPAEALWRAVQRLDRPPGTQPTWPPTPDGIAQPWRLTRLDGDWQDLLATCRMHDGPGEPLRSLLLQTAPPTVATDLDDEAPSKLLTLQRLVALARDGAEALAQPGRPASTETLREAAQHQALLLHDIDDLLGLAPELPAVQCAAVDLGRCLHAAWVAADRPAPTRGDLPADLLTNLPADLPQVASDPTRLQRCLQRLLSSASTAADAGAPRLRVTTEGDRVCLALSAAGWDWSPAQLRRLRWPLPGTEVPPAPMDRTALGLAVTHHLLTALGAEVQLDAGPPGGSPTFQVRLPRWGAQAAEPALQLPD
- a CDS encoding ProQ/FINO family protein; the protein is MSLPENETVPHPDEALSPAATMTACAVEAPTEEVVSSEADPSPATALPPEAPPTEEPPASASPAEPLSVEPPADAAVDAVEQAQDQAQEPPVAPVASPAACGTRLGELFPALFGVPPKPLKLRIQADIQARAPGVFTKALLSAFLHRYTTGTAYLNALSRATERFDLDGQPAGELSEEHRAAAAEEVKRRRALRDERIAKEREAAREAARAAEREARRQASEARRAEEASRREADQARHEAEGARREEDEARRERARLLRDYESTRLTRANFCVLRGVPEAQLDAQLEQARREAVEWAAQRAAREASGGGDNRDARDTREARGPREGREPREGGPRPAGPRTGGAGASFPDRRGPRPAGPGAAAGRDERRGPRPGRQGDDRPRPAATDAPRRDDAQPARGEPAQPGQPGKRRDPQR
- a CDS encoding PAS domain-containing hybrid sensor histidine kinase/response regulator — encoded protein: MPESRQLRRSLRQAAGLLGVGVLCAGLAALQQERLNAEQVAEELDTLAQRSADQLVERVRRFEYGLRGVRGAILTVGVDGITHERFRAYHASRDIDREFPGARGFGFIRRVPREQEAAFTAAARRDGRPGFEVHSLAPHEGPRYVIQYIEPVERNDQAVGLDIASEAQRRAAADRAAHSGQAAITGPITLVQATGRPLHAFLILLPIYRGDPATLNEVSNDATREAATFGWAYTPLVMDEVIAGFEPRSGEFTLRLFDTSAPEAPVRFYGPADAPTLPMPAVTSARSAGTAPAHDAARLRHVHRAVFGRDWLVELHATPAFVARLNQTRPETVFAVGAFTSLLLAALLYAHLVNRSRVQLIRSHRARMTTLLENSSDAIIAEALDGRLTAWNRAAERIFGRTAAEVLGRPCPPLLLPPDRHRSDQQRRELVLQGDPVAPVDEVLLRSDGSEIEVSMTVAPITASDGHIVGIGRTIRDISERKSAERQMQQFTAALERQVAARTSELAAALREHQALLGTIQSHALYSVTDPRGQITDVNDNFCRISGYRREELVGRTHRVVNSGTHDAGHWAGLWRTIAAGQVWRGEICNRTKDGALYWVDSIIAPFFDEQGRIERYVSIRTDITARREAEAARAAQRAAEAASAAKSAFLATMSHEMRTPLNALIGLSHLLEGSRLDAEQRDCLTKIQIAGRSLLGVINAVLDLAKIEAGEMTLEHLPFDLRALLDEVVALLTPQAVAKRLTLELHTATPLPAWVRGDAARLRQILINLTGNAIKFTEQGRVEIHVAPATVDDHGHDQGHGGTGPDAGRPLLRFTVRDTGIGIAAQDQARLFEPFVQADASTSRRFGGSGLGLSIVRHLAQMMGGEVGMHSRLGEGSAFWVQLPLEPAAPGSTAASEPGGPSGPISARGFTLLIGHADAAQRQALVELARTLGWQAEALADGAAAVARQHVRATQGVAADALLIEWPAALGHTGPPELATLAALDASADPAWRPPVVVCGSEPGLADEALAARVVDAVLRLPAEVPDLFNAVSQAVARREGCAARVLQASRLETGAGRWLAGLRVLVVDDSAINLEVAERILAREGAQVATCTSGEAAIERLRAAPAGWDAVLMDVQMPQMDGHEATRRIRHDLGLTELPVIALTAGVLTAERQHALDKGMDDFIGKPLDPRTLVLTLRRHVERVRGSPLPLTARAGRSPRRLLTEPRASRDAAQIPPIEGIDQADLLTRLGSDARLFATLLRQVLRDFAVLADLPSSPPGQPRACLPSEPERLPALLHKLRGSAGMLGAVDVARLAGAAEQAMRSGDDPGLDAALQALATGLRCLRDASAEFLARHAEPDDEAPADGPANAPPLHTEDLRELAELLRRQDLAALDRFQILSPALRGAWGAERYRRARAAVDELQFRQALEVLEEGASGGNDVSS